TGGCTTTTCAATTCTTCGACCAATGCGTCACCAACTTCGGGGCTGGCTGACGAGGTGCAGCCCGTGCCCATGCAAATAGCGATCCAGCGGTGGTCGGGATCGGTATTTGCTGACAATCGGTTTTTTGATAGTTTTAGGGTATCGAGTATGGCCATAGTGGCAGCCCATTCCTTCCTATTGGTGATCGTCCTGAGCTGCGGCGATCTGTTTCTTGACCCGCCGGACCAGCATTTCGGGTCGCATGCGTCCCATCACCTGTTCGTTCAATACCGTAACCGGCGCCAACGCACAGGATCCGAGACAGTAGACAATCTCTACCGTTAACTCACCGTCGTCGGTAGTCTCTCCTGCAGCAACCTCCATGCCATCCTCCAAGGCTGTTAGTAGCATCGGCGTTCCTTTTACATGGCAGGCGGTGCCGTCACAGATTTTGAGGATGTGGCGTCCACGCCGTTCCAGGTAGAACTGGGCGTAGAAGGTGGTAACACCAAAGACCTTGCTTATTGAAAGGTCCAACGTATCTGCGATCGATGCCAGGACTTCAGGTGGAAGATATCCGTAGACTTCCTGGGCGGCCTGAAGGATCGGTATCAGGGTGCCTGGTTGAGTTCTGTACTTTTCAAAGATGGGTTCCATCAATGTGAGATCAACGCTTTCCACGATTTTAGCAGCCTCAGGAGTGCTGTCGACTGTGCTCATTTTGCACTCTCCGCATGGTAAATAGAAGGATAATGATATCGGAACTATCCCCAGGACGCGGGGATTCATTTGACAGCGTAACACCTTTTTCAGGTCCTAACAATGACCCACGTCATATTTAGAGCACGAAAACGGACCAATTTTCGGGATTCGCCACAAGTTGCGGGTTGCTTTGATACGAGGGTTTGGCGATTATTCTCAGGTCTGTTACAATTTAGTTTGTTGTTCGGTACTCCTTCGGCAAGAGGCAAGCCATGTTACTGCCAACCGTAGCAGACATCGCTCTGTTGATATTGATTATTCACGGCCTTATCTTACTCGCCGTGCCTATAGTGCTTTTCTATTTTCTGGCCCGCGGCATGATCGTGGTCAACCAGAAGACGAGGGAAGTCATACCATTGGTGCAGGATTATTCCCGCCAAATGGCCGATTCTGCCGATAACATAAGTGAAAAGATCACCAGCCCAATCATCAAGGTTGACCAGACGGTTTCCCGGTTTCGCGGCAGTTTGGATCGGGCGGCTGAGCCCTTGAGAGGGAACAAGGAGGAGGAAGCCATGGCGGAGAGCAATCTGGGCCAGGCGGAGCCTTCCACAAGCGAGGTAAGTTAAGCATGACAATCCAGCAGACTCAAGCTGATGACAACGATAGCATGATCAAGGGTATCCTGATAGGTGCACTTGCGGGCGCTGCACTTGGGGCAGCGGTCGGGTGGGCCTATTCCAGCGCTATGGGCGAGGCCGAGGAGCAGAGTCTTGCTCTGAATCCAGGTGATTACTTCAAGCTGGGCATTGCCTTGCTCACGGTAGCGCGTCAGGTTGGCGATGTGACCCGGCGGGTTTGAGAATCGCAAGCGGGCTATGGTTCAGGGCAGGATCGAGAACAGTGGACGTGAACCTGGCCCTAACTCGGCATTCAGGCAATCAATACTCTTGTAGACACTCATCATAGAGGAGACCTCCTGTGAGCAATGAAGCCAAAGTAGACCACCTCGTCGCAGTTGTCGGCGCGGGACCTGCAGGTATCTATGCCGCCAAGGAGCTAAGCGACCAGGGGGTGCACGTGGCCCTCATAAATCGTGACATCAAACCTGGGGGATTGGCGGAATATGGCATCTATCCCAGCAAGGTTAAGATGAAGCAGGCATTGCGCAAGCACTTCTGGGAGATCCTGAAATCTCCACTGATCCGCTATTACGGCAATGTGGCCGTTGGCCTGAATGGGGATCTGGGGCTGGATGATCTGCGGGCGATGGGATTCCAGGCAATTCTTGTGACCGTCGGCGCCCAGGGAACCAAATGGCTCGGCCTGCCGGGGGAAGATCTTTCGGGTGTCTTCCATGCCAAGACTCTAGTTTATCACTACAATAGTTTGCCACCCTATAGCCAGCAAGAGTTTGACATCGGAGAGCGTGCGGCCCTGATCGGGGTTGGCAACGTGATGGTTGATATCGCCCGCTGGTTGATTCGGGAAAGAAAGATCGAAAGGGTGACAGCCGTGGCTCGACGGGGGCCGGTCGAGGTGAAATTCACTAGAAAGGAATTCCAGACCATTATCCAGAACATGGATATGGACGCGTTCGACCAGGAGATCAAGCGTGTATCGGATCGAATGCTGGCCGTTGGACAGGACCCGGAGGAGGCCAGGGCAGAGATCCTCAAGGCGCTTCCCAGGAGTGCCGAACCGGTATCGAATAGCGAATTCTATCTTCAATTCATGAGCTCGCCAATTCGCATCATCGGGGATGATCAGGGACAGGTCATCGGCCTGGAGATGCAGGACACGGAACTGATTCTGCGCGGTGATCGGACTTCGGCGCGAGGATTGGAGTCGTCCCGCACTCTCGATGTGGATACGGTGATCTTTTGCATCGGCGATCGGGTGGATGCGGAACTGGGCCTGCCTGTGGAGTGGAATGAGTACGTAAAAAACCCTGATCCTCGTTTCCCCGTGAACGGTATTTCCTACGAGGCGTTCAACCCGTTGACCGGCCAAACAATCGAGGACGTCTTTCTGGCGGGCTGGGCCCGGGAAGCCAGCAGTGGTCTGGTGGGCACCGCCCGCAAGGATGGAACGGCCGGCGCGCAGGCGGTTCTGCGATACCTTGAGACCCTGGACGGGGTCGAGATGACCGATATCGAGGCATTCAAGGAAGCCATGGACCGGCTGGACAAACCGGTGGTTTCAGTGGAGAAGTACAATCGTCTTCAGTGGTACGAGTGGGCCATGGCCGATCGGCAGGGGGACGCGGATTTCAAATTCTCCTCCAACGAGGAAATGCTGGAAGTCATGAAACTGACGCTGGAAAGAGAGCCGGTTGCTTGACCGGTTGTCTGAGATGGTTATCGGGGGCAGCAGGGGCTCTGCCGTAACTGGGCCGGTGGTACAGTGTTAATGACTGAGAGCACTGACATCGCTGTTGTCGGGTACTCTCGAATTGAAAATCAATCAAAGCGAAGAAATCTCAACCTAAGGAGAGAGGTATGGCACGGGAAGGTGAATTGAAGGGATGCTGGGCGTTGATTCTTGGCGCCTCAAGTGGTTTCGGGCGGGCGACCGCGCTGGAACTGGCCAGTCGGGGTATGAACATTTTCGGCGTTCACCTGGACCTCAAAGCTACTCTGCCAATGGCAGACCAGGTCGTGGCGGATATTGAGGAGATGGGGCAGCAAGCCCTCTTCTTCAATTCCAACGCCGCAGATGCCCGCAAGCGCAGCCGGGTGCTGGATAAGATCCAAGCGACACTGGAGGCTAACGGTGGGCCTCAGACAATCCATTTGCTTATGCACTCGCTGGCTTTTGGCACTCTACTTCCCTTTATTGCCGACTCATCCGATGGAGCGATTTCAGAAGCGCAGATGGACATGACTTTGAACGTGATGGCTCATAGCCTGGTTTTCTGGACCCAGGATCTGGTTCGCCGGGGACTGATGGATCGTGGTAGTCGGGTTTTTTCGATGACCAGCGCCGGTTCGCACAGGGTGTTTCGAGATTACGGCGCTGTTTCCGCGGCCAAGGCTGCCCTGGAGTCACATACGCGGCAGCTGGCCGTGGAATTGGGACCAAAGGGAATCCTGGTTAACTGCATCAACGCCGGGGTTACCGATACCGCCGCCCTGCGCAGGATCCCCAGCCACAAGCGTATGCTGGAGTTGGCACTCGAGTTCAACCCTGGTGGGCGGATGACCACGGAGCAGGATGTGGCTGACACGATTGCCTCTCTTGCCGATCCGCGGATAGAGTGGATAAGTGGCTCTGTGATTTTTGTCGACGGCGGTGAGGATATTTCGAGCGGATGACGGGGAGGACACGGGGACGCGGTGGCAGGGCGACGGGGGGACAGGGCGACGCGGTGACCTTACCCCATGGTACGCCAATCTGGCTGGAGCGTCGTCGGTTGATTCCAAAGGGACGCTTGGCTAATTGTCAAATGAAAATGGCAGAGGACAATTGCCAAGGTGGCCTCCACAGGGCAGTTCAACCAGCAAAAAACCTGCGGTGGGCGAAGTCGAGCCTCTTGCAGTGAGCGAAGTCGGACTTGTTGTCGATACTGATTCCGTAAGCGCCTAAGGATATGGAAGAAAACGCTAATCTTGCTCCGGTACTTCTGGTCGTCGCGCTGGCATTTCTGGTGCCGTTGCTGCTTTCGCGTTTCAAACATCTGGGCATACCGGTCGTGGTGGGGGAAATCATCGCCGGCATGATTATCGGCAGCAGCGGGCTGAACCTGGTGCATGAGAGCGCCATGTTGGAGGTCCTTGCAGCGCTGGGATTCGCCTTTCTGATGTTTTTATCAGGACTGGAGATCGACTTTTCGCTGTTGCAGACCGCAAATCGTGATAGCGGCTCACCCTTCGCAAATCCGGTGGTGCCGGCGGTCATCATCCTCAGCCTGACCATTGCCATGTCCCTTGGCTTCGCTTTCGCTCTCACCGCCGCAGGTCTTGTCGAAAGCCCCTGGTTGCTGGCGCTGATCATGTCGACCACCTCGCTGGGGATCGTTTTGCCAGTGCTGAGAGAGAGGGGGCTATCGGGCGGGTTATACGGGCAAACGGTGCTTATTTCGGCCCTGGTTGCCGATTTTGTGACCATGGTCCTGATCACCGCGGTCGTGGCCCTGCTTTCGGGTGGGTTGACACTGGAAGTTCTGCTGGTCGGTGTTCTGCTGGTGGTGTTCGTCCTGGCGGCGCGCTTTGCCCCGCGGGTTACCAATTGGGAGCCGATACGCCGGGGCATTGACGAGATGGCTCACGCCACGGTACAGATCAAGGTACGGGGAGCATTGGCCGTCATGTTTACCTTCGTGGTGCTGTCCGACGTGCTGGGTGCGGAAGTGATCCTGGGTGCGTTTTTGGCCGGTGCCTTTCTGGCGCTCGTCTCAGGCCCGGATGACCCCGGTGATTGGGAGGTAAAACATAAACTCGACGCAATCGGATTCGGCTTTCTCATCCCCGTTTTTTTTATCATGGTTGGTGTGCGCTTCGATCTGCCGGCATTGCTCTCCTCTGCCTCTGCTCTGGTCCTCTTCCCGATATTGCTGCTGATTGCTTACCTGGTGAAGGTTGTGCCCTCCATGATACTGCGCCGTCATTATTCAACGCGGCAATCGGTTGCAGCCGGGTTTCTTCTGTCGTCACGGCTGTCTCTGATCATCGCTGCATCGGCTATCGGGTTACGACTTGGCCTTATCAGCGACGCCATCAACGCTGATATCGTTCTGGTGGCGATCGTCACCTCGACCCTGTCTCCCGCGATATTCAGCCGATTGATACCTGATTCAGAGGATGATGTCGGATTGGTCAAACCAACCTTCATCGTGGGTGCCGGCCGTGCAGGTGTGTTGTTGGGCCAGGCGTTGTCGCGCCATGGTGATCCCGTCATCTATGTTGACCACAACGAAACTCGATTGCGGCGTGCGCGACAGGCAGGGTTTGAGGCTGTACTGGCTGATGCTACCCAGGCATCAGAGTTAGCTCGGGTTGGGATTGAAAACGCCCGGGCCCTGGTGGTTGCAACCAGCGATGATGACTTCAACCTGAAAGTCAGTCAGATTGCCAGGAACACCTTTGGCTGCGAACACATTATCTCCTATCTGCAGGATACCACGAGGCTTCGGGAATTCGAGGCAGCCGGTGTGCGGGTCGTGAATCCAGTTTTGGCCAGCGCATCCATGATGGAGTCACTGGTTCGCTTTCCCGATGCCTATTTCCTGTTAACGGCTATGGATGATGACAAGGATGTTGTGGAGATCGAGCTACGCAATCCGAGGTGTGACGGCATTATGATCCGTGACATGAGATTGCCGGGCGATGTGCTGGTGCTGGCAATTCGGCGCCGCGGAGAGCTGTTCGTGCCCCACGGTGATAATCGCCTGATGAACGGCGATCACGTCACGCTGCTGGGCACTGGTGAAGCGGTGGAAGAGGCCGTTCACTTGCTGCAACAGAGTTCAGATGGCGCCGGCAGAAGTGCAACGAGTGACCCGGGTGCGCATTGAGTTGAAACAGATTTACGCCTGAGCGGTGCAGCCTGGCAGAAGCGATTTGCCAGGGCAAGAGGTTTGTATTATAATTCGTGCAGATGCAATAATATGCATCTGCACTTTCGTTTTTTATCGACCATCGGTGAAACCACTATGTCCTGTCTCGAACCTGTAATCGATCAATTGAGAGTCTCCGGCCACCGCCTGACGCCGCAGCGCGTTATGGTTCTCGATGCCATCTACCACGCGGGTGGTCATCTTACCACCGATGAGGTCTATGAGCGGGTGCAGACACATTCCCGATATGTCGATCGAACCACCATCTATCGCACCCTACAGTTTCTGAAGCAGAACGGCCTGATCGGTGAGTTTCGACTGGACGGCCAGCCGGTGCGATATGAAGCGATACGCTCCGGTGAGGAACACCATCATGCCGTGTGCGACGAGTGCGGGCAGGTGAGCGACATCGAACCAAATGTCCTGGAGGGATTGGCCGAAAAACTGCGAGAGGATTACGGTTTCCACGCCAGGCTCAGTCACATCACCATCCATGGTCTCTGCAGGACATGCGCAGCCAAAAAGCAGCGCTCTTGATATTGCCTTTTCTAAATGATGTCAAATTGTGAAGACTCCTCGGAGGTGTCGAAATGCTCTTCAGCAGTTACTCAGGTCCCTTGCCTAAGCCAGAAGCTTTGCACATTCCGGATGGTTTCCTCTCCGCCCCGGTGGCCGTTCTGGCCTGGTTGATTTCGGTTGCCTTCATCGTTGTGGCGGTGCGCATAAGCAGCCGCACACTGGATGAGCGGCAGGTACCCATGATGGGTGTGTTGGCCGCTTTTATTTTCGCAGCTCAGGCCTTCAACTTCCCCGTGGCGGGGGGTACCTCAGGCCACATGTTGGGCGGTGCGCTGGTAGCCATCCTGCTGGGCCCGTGGCCAGGGCTGTTGGTCATGACAGCGGTGATTGCGTTGCAGGCTCTGATTTTCCAGGATGGGGGCTTGCTGGCAATGGGCGCCAATATCCTCATCATGGGTATTCTAACCGTGTGGGTGGGCTATTTTACCTATCGCCTGCTGTCCCGGTTCAATGGTTATCTGGCTGCCTTTCTGGCAGGATGGCTTAGCGTGGAGGTTGCTGCCATAGTGACGGCCGCGCTGCTGGCGCTGAGTGGTACATCGGCGCTGGCTGTGGTGTTGCCGGCAATGGCTGGCGTGCATGCTTTTATTGGAATCGGCGAAGGGCTGATTACTGCCGCTGCGCTGGCCCTGGTCCAGAAGGCGCTGCCCGGTTTCTTCGACCACCGGTCATCCGGCGGTCGAACTGACACCGCCACCCTGTTTGCTGGCGGTGTCGTGCTGACGCTCATTGTGGGTATTCTGGCCGTGTTCTTTGCCTCGGGTAGCCCCGATGGGCTGGAATGGGTTGCCGAAGACCTGGGCTTCCTGGGGGCAGCGCAGGAGTCCCCTTTCCAGATCGCACCTGATTATGCTGTTCCAGGGATTTCCAGCGATATAGCTGCCAATCTCCTTGCGGTGGGTATTGGCATTCTGTTGCTATTTGCCGTTGGTTACACGGTTGCGCGATCGCTGCGCCGACGGCAGACGCAATCGGCGTAGGATACCCCAGGGGCAGCCTTTCCGTGCACATTCACATCCTCGACCAGCATATTGAGACCAATAGCATCGTTCACCGGCTTGACCCACGGGTCAAGCTTGTATCGGCGCTGGTTTTTATCCTCGCTTGCGCACTGACTCCAGATGGCGCGTGGTTGGCGTTTGCTGCACTGGGGGTGCTGTTGTTGGTTCTCATAATCATTTCCGACCTATCCATAATGACCCTGATGAAGCGCAGCATTGTTGCGCTTCCCTTTGCCCTGGCGGCTGTCACCGTGATGTTTACGATTCCGGGCGAAACCCTGGCGACGATTCCTCTGCCTTTTTCTGCGGGCAAGTATCAGCTTAGCATCAGCGACGCCGGACTGGTGCGTTTTGTGACGATCATGCTGAAGAGTTGGCTTTCTGTACTGATGGCATTATTGCTATCGGCGACCACCACCTTTCCGGATATCCTGCGAGCGATGCGGGGAATCGGCGTCCCCCGAGTCCTGGTATCGGTGATCGCCTTTATGTATCGCTACATCTTCGTGCTTGGGGATGAAGCGTTACGCCTGATGCGAGCCAGGGAGGCGAGAACGGCGACTGGATCAGATGGTCGCCGCAGCGGTGGCAATATCATCTGGCGGGCAAAGGTGGTTGGTGGCATGGCTGGTAGCCTTTTCGTGCGATCCCTCAGTCGCAGCGAGCGGGTATACCAGGCGATGGTGAGTCGCGGCTATACAGGTGAGATGCTCTGGTTGGAGAAGCCCCGGCTCCAGGGTTGGCATCTGGCAGTGGGAGGTCTTTTCATTGCCATTCTGGCCGCCATCGAAGCGCTGGCCTGGCTTTCGTGACGGTTCTGACAGTGTTCGATCGCAATGGCCAATACGATAGATATGGCACGCGAATGCCGATTGAGTGGAGGGATTCGACGACGAACTCATGACCAGTATCAACGGACATGAACCGGTCTTGCACGTTCATGATCTTTTCTACACCTATCCCGATGGCAGGAAGGCGCTGTACGGCGTAACCCTGCATGTGGACTATGGGGAGAAGGTGGCGCTTGTCGGGCCCAATGGTGCCGGCAAATCCACCCTGATGCTGCACTTCAACGGCATCCTCAAAGGCAAAAACGGGGTCGTTCGTGTTGATGGTATGGACCTGAAAAAAGAAAACCTGGGACAGATCAGGTCCCAGGTCGGACTTGTGTTTCAAAATCCAGACGACCAGTTGTTTTCCACTTCGGTCTTCGAAGATGTAGCTTTCGGGCCGCTGCACATGGGCTTGCAAGAGTCTGAGGTGCGTCGTCGTGTGCAAATGGCCCTGGATCAGGTGGGCATTCCCGAATTTGCGCCACGTATGCCTCATCATCTTAGCGTGGGCGAACGAAAGCGGGTAGCCATTGCCACGGTCCT
This window of the Chloroflexota bacterium genome carries:
- a CDS encoding FAD-dependent oxidoreductase — its product is MSNEAKVDHLVAVVGAGPAGIYAAKELSDQGVHVALINRDIKPGGLAEYGIYPSKVKMKQALRKHFWEILKSPLIRYYGNVAVGLNGDLGLDDLRAMGFQAILVTVGAQGTKWLGLPGEDLSGVFHAKTLVYHYNSLPPYSQQEFDIGERAALIGVGNVMVDIARWLIRERKIERVTAVARRGPVEVKFTRKEFQTIIQNMDMDAFDQEIKRVSDRMLAVGQDPEEARAEILKALPRSAEPVSNSEFYLQFMSSPIRIIGDDQGQVIGLEMQDTELILRGDRTSARGLESSRTLDVDTVIFCIGDRVDAELGLPVEWNEYVKNPDPRFPVNGISYEAFNPLTGQTIEDVFLAGWAREASSGLVGTARKDGTAGAQAVLRYLETLDGVEMTDIEAFKEAMDRLDKPVVSVEKYNRLQWYEWAMADRQGDADFKFSSNEEMLEVMKLTLEREPVA
- the cbiQ gene encoding cobalt ECF transporter T component CbiQ, with product MHIHILDQHIETNSIVHRLDPRVKLVSALVFILACALTPDGAWLAFAALGVLLLVLIIISDLSIMTLMKRSIVALPFALAAVTVMFTIPGETLATIPLPFSAGKYQLSISDAGLVRFVTIMLKSWLSVLMALLLSATTTFPDILRAMRGIGVPRVLVSVIAFMYRYIFVLGDEALRLMRAREARTATGSDGRRSGGNIIWRAKVVGGMAGSLFVRSLSRSERVYQAMVSRGYTGEMLWLEKPRLQGWHLAVGGLFIAILAAIEALAWLS
- a CDS encoding monovalent cation:proton antiporter family protein, producing MEENANLAPVLLVVALAFLVPLLLSRFKHLGIPVVVGEIIAGMIIGSSGLNLVHESAMLEVLAALGFAFLMFLSGLEIDFSLLQTANRDSGSPFANPVVPAVIILSLTIAMSLGFAFALTAAGLVESPWLLALIMSTTSLGIVLPVLRERGLSGGLYGQTVLISALVADFVTMVLITAVVALLSGGLTLEVLLVGVLLVVFVLAARFAPRVTNWEPIRRGIDEMAHATVQIKVRGALAVMFTFVVLSDVLGAEVILGAFLAGAFLALVSGPDDPGDWEVKHKLDAIGFGFLIPVFFIMVGVRFDLPALLSSASALVLFPILLLIAYLVKVVPSMILRRHYSTRQSVAAGFLLSSRLSLIIAASAIGLRLGLISDAINADIVLVAIVTSTLSPAIFSRLIPDSEDDVGLVKPTFIVGAGRAGVLLGQALSRHGDPVIYVDHNETRLRRARQAGFEAVLADATQASELARVGIENARALVVATSDDDFNLKVSQIARNTFGCEHIISYLQDTTRLREFEAAGVRVVNPVLASASMMESLVRFPDAYFLLTAMDDDKDVVEIELRNPRCDGIMIRDMRLPGDVLVLAIRRRGELFVPHGDNRLMNGDHVTLLGTGEAVEEAVHLLQQSSDGAGRSATSDPGAH
- a CDS encoding energy-coupling factor ABC transporter permease, producing the protein MLFSSYSGPLPKPEALHIPDGFLSAPVAVLAWLISVAFIVVAVRISSRTLDERQVPMMGVLAAFIFAAQAFNFPVAGGTSGHMLGGALVAILLGPWPGLLVMTAVIALQALIFQDGGLLAMGANILIMGILTVWVGYFTYRLLSRFNGYLAAFLAGWLSVEVAAIVTAALLALSGTSALAVVLPAMAGVHAFIGIGEGLITAAALALVQKALPGFFDHRSSGGRTDTATLFAGGVVLTLIVGILAVFFASGSPDGLEWVAEDLGFLGAAQESPFQIAPDYAVPGISSDIAANLLAVGIGILLLFAVGYTVARSLRRRQTQSA
- a CDS encoding Fur family transcriptional regulator — translated: MSCLEPVIDQLRVSGHRLTPQRVMVLDAIYHAGGHLTTDEVYERVQTHSRYVDRTTIYRTLQFLKQNGLIGEFRLDGQPVRYEAIRSGEEHHHAVCDECGQVSDIEPNVLEGLAEKLREDYGFHARLSHITIHGLCRTCAAKKQRS
- a CDS encoding NAD(P)H-dependent oxidoreductase subunit E encodes the protein MSTVDSTPEAAKIVESVDLTLMEPIFEKYRTQPGTLIPILQAAQEVYGYLPPEVLASIADTLDLSISKVFGVTTFYAQFYLERRGRHILKICDGTACHVKGTPMLLTALEDGMEVAAGETTDDGELTVEIVYCLGSCALAPVTVLNEQVMGRMRPEMLVRRVKKQIAAAQDDHQ
- a CDS encoding ABC transporter ATP-binding protein, with the translated sequence MTSINGHEPVLHVHDLFYTYPDGRKALYGVTLHVDYGEKVALVGPNGAGKSTLMLHFNGILKGKNGVVRVDGMDLKKENLGQIRSQVGLVFQNPDDQLFSTSVFEDVAFGPLHMGLQESEVRRRVQMALDQVGIPEFAPRMPHHLSVGERKRVAIATVLAMEPKILVLDEPTAGLDPRSRRSLINLLRELDATMLVSTHDMRLVDELFERTIVLDGGRVVADGPTGEIMADVSLLENHGLEAP
- a CDS encoding SDR family oxidoreductase; amino-acid sequence: MAREGELKGCWALILGASSGFGRATALELASRGMNIFGVHLDLKATLPMADQVVADIEEMGQQALFFNSNAADARKRSRVLDKIQATLEANGGPQTIHLLMHSLAFGTLLPFIADSSDGAISEAQMDMTLNVMAHSLVFWTQDLVRRGLMDRGSRVFSMTSAGSHRVFRDYGAVSAAKAALESHTRQLAVELGPKGILVNCINAGVTDTAALRRIPSHKRMLELALEFNPGGRMTTEQDVADTIASLADPRIEWISGSVIFVDGGEDISSG